A stretch of Chitinophaga caeni DNA encodes these proteins:
- a CDS encoding SusC/RagA family TonB-linked outer membrane protein, translating into MEHPTNQWTGGRVGKVCLRVSIWLLMMLVYLPKSFAQEANANLKITGVVKDSTGIGIPGASVYLAENRSVGTATDPEGKFVLSAPAGAKIIVTSIGFQDQLFIATASNLAPVIILHSNEGQLSEVVITAFGKKERKEAVVGSVTSVSPGQLKIPSSNLTNALAGQVAGIVAYQRSGQPGLDNSSFFIRGVTTFGYKQDPLILVDNVELTATDLARLQVDDIATFSILKDASATALYGARGANGVILITTKEGVEGKAAVNVRLENSISSPTQNLAIADPVTYMKMYNEAITTRDPLGVPLFTQNDIYNREQTLANAPGSNPYVYPAVDWLDALFKKHTNNQRMNTSVSGGGKVARYYIGGSYNVDNGILKVSPVNNFNNNVKLQNYQLRSNVNINITPTTEAILRLSGTFDEYNGPITDDGSFSSDLYQKALHTSPVLFPAYFPFTEASPYNTHIMFGNSTLGTENNNIGFSNPYADMMRGYKEFSRSRMSAQLELNQKLDFVLPGLNFRGIFSTNRYSYFDLTRKYDPFYYTVDTYDRISNTYTLRWINDQPGQASEYLSFEDGYKDINTYVYFQGVLDYNNNFGKHNVSGALIGTRQQTLYANAIDPATGESSLQYSLPYRNIGLSGRATYSYDGRYFLEFNFGYNGSERFAAKNRFGFFPTIGGSWIVSREKFWSSEVINRLKLRASHGLVGNDAIGSQRFFYLSNVNLDGGNPAYFGQNNAVNRPGVSITNYPNEDVTWETSRQTNIGVEMKLFKSLNVIAEVYKQHRYNILMGRSSIPSTMGLESAISANLGTADSKGIDLSADYSKTFKGGFWMSGRANFTFSQNRYGFYEQPAYKEPWRLLSGEKIGVRWGYIAERLFVDDKEAASSPTQVFSAGTNPPKGGDIKYRDMNGDGKISEADQVFLGLPSTPEIVYGAGVSMGYKGFDLSVFFQGVGRTSFFIDPSQVSPFLNNRQVLQAFADSYWSEENQDLYAKYPRLGISTTDITNNLQTSSWWMRDGSFVRLKSLEFGYTLPKRWLTTMHLTNCRIYFNGLNLLTFSKFKDWDPELASNGFNYPLQKVFNIGLNVNL; encoded by the coding sequence ATGGAACATCCCACTAATCAGTGGACGGGTGGTCGTGTGGGTAAAGTATGCCTGCGTGTGAGTATATGGCTATTGATGATGCTCGTCTATTTACCAAAATCGTTCGCACAAGAAGCTAATGCCAACCTGAAAATCACGGGTGTAGTGAAAGATTCTACCGGCATCGGTATTCCCGGAGCCAGTGTTTACCTTGCGGAGAATCGTAGCGTAGGTACCGCAACAGATCCCGAAGGTAAGTTCGTTTTATCAGCTCCAGCAGGGGCTAAAATCATCGTTACCTCCATAGGTTTCCAAGATCAGTTGTTTATTGCTACGGCTTCCAATCTTGCGCCTGTCATTATCCTGCATTCAAACGAAGGCCAGTTGTCGGAAGTTGTTATCACGGCTTTCGGGAAGAAGGAAAGGAAAGAGGCTGTAGTAGGCTCGGTTACCTCGGTTAGTCCCGGGCAATTGAAAATTCCTTCCAGTAACCTTACAAATGCGTTAGCCGGGCAGGTGGCCGGTATCGTTGCTTATCAAAGAAGCGGTCAACCGGGTTTAGACAACTCCTCTTTCTTTATCAGGGGCGTAACAACATTCGGGTATAAGCAAGACCCGCTAATATTAGTTGACAACGTAGAATTGACAGCCACGGATTTGGCCCGCTTGCAAGTTGATGATATCGCCACTTTCTCAATCCTGAAAGATGCCAGCGCTACGGCTTTATACGGTGCACGCGGCGCTAACGGGGTAATTTTAATTACCACTAAAGAAGGTGTTGAAGGGAAGGCGGCGGTCAATGTTCGCCTGGAGAATTCTATCTCGTCTCCCACTCAGAACCTGGCAATTGCCGATCCCGTTACTTACATGAAAATGTATAATGAAGCAATTACCACGCGCGATCCATTGGGCGTTCCCTTATTTACTCAGAATGATATATATAACCGCGAACAAACATTAGCTAATGCGCCCGGTAGCAATCCTTATGTGTACCCGGCAGTAGATTGGTTGGATGCTTTGTTTAAAAAACATACCAATAATCAAAGGATGAATACCAGCGTCAGTGGCGGTGGTAAAGTGGCGCGTTATTATATAGGTGGTTCTTACAATGTGGACAATGGAATATTGAAAGTAAGCCCGGTCAATAATTTCAACAACAACGTTAAACTTCAGAATTACCAGTTACGTTCGAATGTTAATATCAACATTACGCCGACTACAGAAGCGATCCTGAGATTGTCAGGAACTTTCGATGAATACAACGGCCCGATCACGGACGATGGTTCTTTTTCTTCAGACTTATACCAGAAAGCCCTTCATACGAGCCCGGTACTGTTCCCGGCGTATTTTCCGTTCACGGAAGCTTCGCCATATAATACTCATATCATGTTTGGGAACAGTACATTGGGCACGGAAAACAATAATATAGGCTTTTCCAATCCTTATGCCGATATGATGCGCGGATATAAAGAGTTTTCCCGCTCCAGGATGTCGGCTCAATTGGAGTTAAATCAAAAATTGGATTTCGTTTTGCCGGGCTTGAACTTCCGCGGGATATTCAGCACCAACCGCTATTCTTATTTCGATTTAACCCGGAAGTATGATCCGTTTTATTATACGGTAGACACTTACGATCGTATTTCGAATACTTATACATTAAGATGGATCAATGATCAACCGGGCCAAGCTTCGGAATACCTGAGTTTTGAAGATGGCTATAAAGACATCAATACTTACGTGTACTTCCAGGGCGTATTAGATTATAATAACAACTTTGGAAAGCATAATGTCAGCGGGGCCTTGATCGGTACACGCCAGCAAACTTTATATGCGAATGCCATTGATCCTGCCACGGGAGAATCCAGTTTGCAATATTCTTTACCGTACCGGAATATCGGTTTGTCTGGCAGGGCCACTTACTCCTATGACGGCCGCTACTTCTTGGAATTTAACTTCGGCTATAATGGCTCTGAAAGGTTTGCCGCGAAAAACAGGTTCGGTTTCTTCCCTACTATCGGCGGTTCCTGGATCGTTTCGCGTGAGAAGTTCTGGTCGAGCGAAGTTATTAATCGTTTGAAACTACGCGCCAGTCATGGTTTGGTGGGTAATGATGCTATCGGTTCCCAGCGTTTCTTCTACTTATCAAATGTGAACTTAGATGGCGGCAACCCTGCATATTTCGGCCAAAATAATGCGGTAAACCGCCCCGGTGTAAGCATTACTAATTATCCCAACGAGGATGTTACCTGGGAAACATCCCGTCAAACCAATATCGGCGTGGAAATGAAGTTGTTCAAGAGTCTGAACGTCATCGCGGAAGTATACAAACAACATCGCTACAATATCCTGATGGGCCGCTCTTCTATTCCTTCAACGATGGGTCTGGAGTCCGCCATCAGTGCAAATCTCGGTACCGCTGATTCGAAAGGGATCGATTTATCAGCCGACTATAGTAAAACTTTCAAAGGAGGTTTCTGGATGTCTGGAAGGGCCAACTTCACTTTCTCTCAAAACCGTTACGGTTTTTATGAACAACCGGCATACAAAGAGCCATGGCGTTTATTATCCGGTGAAAAAATCGGCGTTAGGTGGGGGTATATCGCGGAGCGCTTATTTGTGGATGATAAGGAAGCTGCATCTTCGCCCACACAAGTATTTTCAGCCGGAACGAACCCGCCCAAAGGTGGTGATATTAAATATCGCGACATGAATGGCGATGGGAAAATATCCGAAGCCGACCAGGTTTTCTTGGGCTTGCCTTCTACGCCTGAAATCGTATATGGCGCCGGTGTTTCGATGGGATATAAAGGCTTTGATCTCTCTGTTTTCTTCCAGGGCGTAGGCCGTACATCTTTCTTTATCGATCCTTCACAAGTGAGTCCTTTCTTAAACAACAGGCAGGTATTGCAAGCATTCGCAGATAGTTATTGGTCGGAAGAGAACCAGGATTTATACGCGAAGTATCCAAGGCTGGGTATTTCGACAACGGATATCACGAACAATTTGCAAACGAGCTCCTGGTGGATGCGCGATGGATCATTCGTTCGGTTGAAGTCGCTGGAGTTTGGCTATACTTTGCCCAAACGTTGGTTAACGACGATGCATTTAACGAACTGTAGGATTTATTTCAACGGTTTGAACTTGCTAACATTCAGCAAGTTCAAGGACTGGGATCCCGAGTTAGCATCCAATGGATTCAATTATCCATTGCAGAAAGTATTCAACATCGGGCTAAACGTGAACTTGTAA
- a CDS encoding helix-turn-helix domain-containing protein, with translation MEITVLDIKILKALHREVKKVSNLIAEMTAPYKALQQATKWLDQQEACQLLNISKRTLQTYRAKGILGATQINRKTYFRLSEVELFMQGERPLKKQKK, from the coding sequence ATGGAAATAACAGTTTTAGACATTAAGATTTTAAAAGCATTGCATAGGGAAGTAAAGAAAGTTTCCAATCTAATTGCGGAAATGACCGCACCCTACAAAGCATTGCAACAGGCAACAAAATGGCTCGACCAACAGGAAGCCTGTCAACTACTGAACATTAGCAAAAGAACTTTGCAGACGTACAGGGCAAAGGGCATTCTTGGGGCAACGCAAATCAATCGGAAAACATATTTCAGATTATCCGAAGTGGAATTATTTATGCAGGGAGAGCGACCGTTAAAAAAGCAAAAGAAATGA
- a CDS encoding ClbS/DfsB family four-helix bundle protein — MSRPTNKEELIKLSRDNFNKLFDLINNMADENIEFPKGTMNRNIRDILSHIHHWHLMMVNWYNVGMKGEKPEMPAKGYTWKDTPELNKKIWEDYQRVTLKEAKHLLNKSYIDVQNIIEKHTNEELFEKKRYKWTGTTSLGSYLISATSSHYDWAIKIIKKSLKQ; from the coding sequence ATGTCCAGACCGACAAATAAAGAAGAACTGATAAAATTAAGTCGAGACAACTTCAATAAGTTATTTGACTTGATTAATAATATGGCTGATGAAAACATAGAGTTTCCAAAAGGCACAATGAATAGGAACATCCGAGATATTTTGTCCCACATACACCATTGGCATTTAATGATGGTAAATTGGTATAATGTCGGAATGAAAGGCGAAAAACCAGAAATGCCTGCCAAAGGTTATACTTGGAAAGATACTCCTGAACTGAACAAAAAAATTTGGGAAGACTACCAAAGAGTTACTTTAAAAGAAGCTAAACACTTGCTTAACAAATCTTATATTGATGTTCAGAATATCATTGAAAAGCATACCAATGAAGAATTATTTGAGAAGAAAAGATACAAATGGACAGGCACAACTTCACTTGGATCATATCTTATTTCTGCAACATCAAGTCATTATGATTGGGCAATAAAAATTATTAAGAAATCTCTAAAACAATAA
- a CDS encoding RagB/SusD family nutrient uptake outer membrane protein — protein MKLLKYIVALYLVCQAAACKDYLDVTPDNVATLDYAFRNRNETENYLFTCYSTLQNMADVVANPAFTTSGEIYFPNTLTEATLGGRGNEVGFHLIRGTQTTDQPALNYWDGENLGQPLFKAIRRCNILLENIDKPADLTPAEKNRWIAETKFLKAYYHFYLLRMYGPIPLIKENLPINATTEEVRVHRSSMDESFDYIVSLLDEAIPALPAKIQNPTQELGRITKTIALAVKAEVLVTRASPLFNGNPDYSGITGKDGKILFPANYDETKWNDALAACDSAIRACDALGLHLYKFIAPGNLPSLPTALKQVMDLRTTITEKWELNSEIIWALNPTFGYQHMSMPRLTSEMVQNMGGAPGNFAVPLSMAELFYTDHGLPMNEDKTYDFRNRYELTEVPESEKYLLHAGYQTVKMHLGREPRFYADLSFDGSNFFGNGVTNPEAMLYVQARGSNSIAGPKDNIRVNVTGYWPSKLVNYLSVFGTEVTGENFRLPIIRLAGLYLLYAEALNEVGGPTAEVMKYVDLVRERAGIPGLANAYNQYASNPGKINSKEGMREVIHRERRLELCFEGGIGWDLRRWKSMQQVLSNPIQGWSIQETDPSGYYRARTLAIPVFGLKDYLWPIKNDALIINPNLVQNPYW, from the coding sequence ATGAAATTATTAAAATATATAGTCGCTCTTTACTTGGTCTGCCAAGCAGCAGCATGTAAGGATTACCTGGATGTAACGCCGGATAACGTCGCAACACTGGATTATGCGTTCAGGAACAGGAATGAAACGGAAAACTACCTGTTCACTTGCTACTCTACCTTGCAGAATATGGCGGATGTGGTTGCCAACCCGGCATTCACGACATCGGGAGAGATTTACTTTCCTAATACACTTACCGAGGCAACACTAGGTGGTCGTGGTAATGAAGTCGGCTTCCATCTTATCCGCGGAACACAAACTACGGATCAGCCGGCATTGAATTATTGGGATGGGGAGAACCTGGGGCAGCCCTTATTTAAAGCGATCCGCAGGTGTAATATCTTGTTGGAAAATATTGATAAGCCCGCAGATCTTACACCGGCAGAAAAAAATCGTTGGATTGCAGAAACGAAGTTTCTCAAGGCTTATTATCATTTTTATTTATTGAGAATGTATGGCCCTATTCCTTTGATTAAGGAAAACTTGCCGATTAATGCCACGACGGAAGAAGTGCGGGTACACCGCTCCAGCATGGACGAAAGCTTTGATTATATCGTTTCCTTACTGGATGAAGCGATCCCTGCCTTGCCTGCCAAGATTCAAAATCCTACGCAGGAATTAGGTCGCATTACCAAGACTATTGCCTTGGCTGTAAAAGCCGAAGTACTGGTAACGAGGGCAAGTCCATTGTTCAACGGCAACCCGGATTATTCAGGTATCACTGGAAAAGACGGTAAAATTTTATTCCCGGCTAATTATGATGAAACGAAATGGAATGATGCCTTGGCAGCTTGTGATTCTGCCATCAGGGCTTGCGATGCTTTAGGCTTACATCTCTATAAATTTATTGCACCGGGAAACTTGCCGAGCCTGCCTACGGCATTGAAACAAGTGATGGATTTGAGAACAACCATTACCGAAAAATGGGAGTTGAACAGTGAAATCATCTGGGCCTTAAACCCCACTTTCGGTTATCAACATATGTCGATGCCCCGGTTAACAAGCGAGATGGTTCAAAACATGGGGGGAGCGCCCGGAAACTTTGCCGTGCCTTTATCTATGGCTGAACTATTTTATACAGATCACGGCTTACCGATGAATGAGGACAAGACTTATGATTTCCGCAACCGTTATGAATTGACAGAGGTGCCGGAGTCTGAAAAATACTTGCTGCATGCGGGTTATCAAACTGTAAAAATGCACTTGGGAAGGGAACCCCGTTTTTATGCCGACCTTTCATTCGATGGAAGTAATTTCTTCGGTAACGGCGTTACCAACCCGGAAGCTATGTTATACGTACAAGCTAGGGGCAGTAATTCCATTGCCGGCCCAAAGGATAACATCCGTGTTAACGTAACCGGTTATTGGCCTTCCAAGCTCGTGAATTATTTATCCGTTTTCGGTACGGAAGTAACAGGGGAAAATTTCAGGTTGCCGATCATCCGCTTGGCTGGCTTGTATTTACTATATGCAGAAGCATTAAATGAAGTCGGCGGCCCCACGGCGGAAGTGATGAAATATGTAGATCTCGTTCGCGAAAGAGCCGGGATACCCGGTTTAGCAAATGCTTATAACCAGTATGCCAGCAACCCCGGGAAGATCAACTCGAAGGAAGGTATGCGCGAAGTAATACATAGGGAAAGAAGGTTAGAGTTATGTTTTGAAGGCGGAATCGGTTGGGATTTGAGAAGGTGGAAATCGATGCAACAGGTATTGAGCAACCCGATCCAGGGCTGGAGCATCCAGGAAACGGATCCTAGCGGTTATTACCGCGCCAGGACATTGGCAATCCCGGTATTTGGTTTGAAAGATTACCTGTGGCCAATTAAGAATGACGCGTTGATCATTAATCCGAACCTTGTTCAAAATCCTTATTGGTAA
- a CDS encoding HdeD family acid-resistance protein, protein MGTLLQTIKQEVKNWWLLVLTGILFILTGIFTFAYPVSSYLALAIFFGIAILFGGLFKIFFAISNSNEMTGWGWTLASGIIDTIIGGVLTWNPAVSAVVLPFVIGFYMVFAGGSLISLGTDAKAIKLSGAGWTITGGVLTLLLGIIILFYPAAGAATAIMITGVAFLLTGITYCLIGFRLKEVKKLLKNLTHPHPPNHSSS, encoded by the coding sequence ATGGGAACTTTACTTCAAACCATCAAGCAGGAGGTCAAAAACTGGTGGTTGTTGGTGTTAACTGGTATACTGTTCATTCTTACCGGTATTTTCACTTTTGCTTATCCTGTTAGCAGCTATCTTGCTTTAGCCATCTTCTTCGGTATTGCGATCCTGTTTGGAGGATTATTCAAAATATTTTTTGCCATAAGTAATAGCAACGAGATGACCGGTTGGGGCTGGACTTTAGCATCCGGTATTATCGATACGATTATTGGCGGCGTTCTTACTTGGAATCCCGCTGTATCTGCCGTGGTATTACCTTTTGTTATTGGGTTTTACATGGTTTTTGCCGGGGGCTCGTTAATTAGCTTAGGTACCGATGCCAAGGCAATAAAACTCAGTGGCGCCGGGTGGACGATCACGGGCGGGGTATTGACACTTTTGCTCGGTATTATTATTCTATTTTATCCCGCGGCAGGCGCTGCTACAGCAATTATGATCACTGGAGTCGCTTTCCTATTAACCGGTATCACTTATTGCCTGATCGGCTTCAGGTTAAAAGAGGTTAAGAAATTATTGAAGAACCTCACGCATCCACATCCACCGAATCACTCATCATCCTAA
- a CDS encoding helix-turn-helix domain-containing protein gives MKQIGNSNEDMLALLEAVVGIKNELLYIREYFHPLLKGEIYLSGEQVCKMLHISKRTLQQYRDDGLIPFIKLERKILFRESDIVKVLEDNYQR, from the coding sequence ATGAAACAGATTGGAAATTCAAACGAGGATATGCTTGCTTTGCTCGAAGCTGTGGTAGGCATCAAAAATGAACTGCTGTATATCAGGGAATATTTTCATCCACTCTTAAAAGGGGAAATTTATCTGTCAGGCGAACAGGTTTGCAAGATGTTGCATATCAGCAAACGGACGTTGCAACAGTACAGAGATGACGGACTGATACCTTTTATCAAGCTCGAACGGAAAATCTTGTTTCGTGAAAGTGATATTGTAAAAGTATTGGAAGATAACTATCAGCGGTAG
- a CDS encoding DUF262 domain-containing protein, with product MNYIDRIFPTNKGLTTYLDELIAKNYQIPTFQRDVVWEQENVKKLWDSIYKFYPLGSILIWKTDLKLQNHRQIGGHHITDTNFSRTEYQYILDGQQRTTSLLTSLYGGSIEGRLGFNPLLYVDLTIPIEGDTDDESYRNRFLFWSEIDDRNGEIRPNIGKKKRFDEGLIVKLIDIKNNFTTVQTNVFNSTAVNQDFNHHILAELSKIKGVLDNYRISFIEVKGIQVSEVCQIFERINQAGKPLNIFDIVVAKTFKPATQQTATALADNGFYLRDLIDDFRNHNNSEFLKISDLDYLQILSVIINHNVPNSGVRNITDRYLNEIKTEHILAVWSETKKAMLKTFDFFENHLHIKTPYLIPFRYFYFTVTAYFYKNSSPDYGLLKKYFWFNSFHNDDLLSNTTQLAQHIDFLNKSKNNEIVLFDRFLIDKHRLRSATYSSKGRMSRAVLALYASVQPKDWKHCDREVLVQNFFFTSDKPNLHHIFPTNSEYVLNNQYRNKITSDSLMNIAYLTQITNLDITNRNPLEYMQDYDKPEFEAIMPSHLLSSEILDWARNGTLPDNAIDLFIESRVNNILSDLKNKLNGVTFDEMDTMEIKEEAMTIGQ from the coding sequence ATGAATTATATAGACAGAATTTTTCCAACTAACAAAGGGCTGACAACTTATCTTGATGAATTGATTGCTAAGAATTATCAAATTCCAACATTCCAAAGAGATGTTGTATGGGAACAAGAGAATGTAAAGAAATTATGGGACAGTATTTATAAATTTTATCCGTTGGGTAGTATTTTGATTTGGAAGACGGACTTAAAATTACAAAATCATAGACAAATTGGTGGACACCACATCACAGATACCAATTTTAGCCGAACAGAGTATCAATATATTCTGGACGGGCAACAACGAACAACTTCCCTTCTGACTTCTCTATATGGTGGCAGTATAGAAGGACGATTAGGATTTAACCCTCTTCTGTATGTTGATCTTACTATTCCTATTGAGGGGGATACAGATGATGAAAGCTATCGAAATCGTTTCTTATTCTGGAGTGAAATTGATGACAGAAATGGCGAAATCAGACCTAATATTGGAAAGAAAAAAAGATTTGATGAAGGTTTAATCGTCAAATTAATTGACATAAAAAATAACTTTACAACAGTTCAAACAAATGTATTTAATAGTACAGCCGTAAATCAGGATTTTAACCATCATATTTTAGCCGAATTGTCAAAAATCAAAGGTGTTCTTGACAACTATAGAATTTCATTTATTGAAGTTAAAGGTATTCAAGTTTCTGAAGTCTGTCAAATTTTCGAGCGAATAAATCAAGCTGGCAAACCTCTCAACATATTTGATATTGTTGTTGCAAAGACTTTTAAACCTGCAACACAACAAACAGCAACCGCACTAGCAGATAATGGATTTTATCTTCGTGATTTAATTGACGATTTCAGAAACCATAACAATAGTGAGTTCTTAAAAATTAGTGATCTTGATTATTTACAAATTTTGTCGGTAATAATAAATCATAATGTTCCTAATAGTGGTGTAAGAAACATTACCGACAGATACCTAAATGAAATCAAAACCGAACATATTTTAGCAGTATGGAGCGAAACAAAAAAAGCAATGCTTAAAACTTTTGACTTTTTTGAAAACCACCTACATATTAAAACACCTTATTTAATACCATTTCGTTATTTCTACTTTACAGTTACAGCATATTTTTATAAAAACAGTTCACCAGACTATGGTTTACTCAAAAAATATTTTTGGTTTAACAGTTTCCATAATGATGATTTGTTGAGCAATACAACACAACTAGCTCAACATATTGATTTTCTGAACAAAAGTAAAAACAATGAGATAGTATTATTTGATAGGTTCTTGATAGATAAACACAGACTTCGTTCAGCTACTTATAGTTCAAAAGGTAGAATGAGTAGAGCTGTTTTAGCATTATATGCCAGTGTCCAGCCAAAAGATTGGAAACATTGCGATAGAGAAGTATTAGTTCAAAATTTTTTCTTTACATCGGACAAACCAAATCTTCATCATATTTTTCCGACAAATTCAGAATATGTACTGAATAACCAATATAGAAACAAAATTACAAGCGATAGTTTGATGAATATTGCTTACTTAACACAAATAACGAACCTTGATATTACAAATAGAAACCCACTTGAATATATGCAGGATTATGACAAGCCAGAGTTTGAAGCGATTATGCCTTCTCATTTGCTATCAAGTGAAATTTTAGATTGGGCAAGAAATGGAACTTTACCCGATAATGCAATTGATTTGTTTATAGAGAGTAGAGTAAATAATATATTGTCAGACTTAAAAAATAAACTCAATGGTGTGACATTTGATGAAATGGATACTATGGAAATAAAAGAAGAAGCTATGACAATTGGACAGTAA
- a CDS encoding site-specific integrase: METTKKSTFKVLFYLKKNAPKKNGKFTVMCRITVNGKQSAFSTKLDISATNWDLKYGRVLGKSREAQETNSKLDKIRSGIEECYSKILKNEGAVNSSKLKNAFLGMESGELTFFKFYEQFLSDYEKKVNSGLRVNGTRSKYKTLLMHLRNFALTKYGYSDLSFNDLTPDFVQDFDYYLRDDQSLTHNTIWLYMIGFTTLCRLAMSRKHLAFNPFSEYKNTKKDKDRGYLLRNELEQLVTFNCEKKKDELVKDLFVFSCFTGLSYSDIKGLRNSNLQEFFDGNQWIIVRRKKTATSSNVMLLDIPKMIIEKYAGLSKDGRVFTVPSNTVCNDSLKRISGLIDCLKEKKVTFHLARHTFATLFLSEGVPLESLSKMLGHKNIATTQIYAKILNEKVGKDMQKVSHKFKGLEHSFVSQL; this comes from the coding sequence ATGGAAACGACAAAAAAATCAACATTTAAGGTATTGTTTTACCTTAAAAAGAACGCCCCAAAGAAAAACGGAAAATTTACGGTTATGTGCAGGATTACCGTAAACGGCAAACAGTCTGCATTCAGTACAAAACTGGATATTTCCGCAACAAATTGGGATCTGAAGTACGGCAGGGTTTTAGGTAAAAGCCGAGAAGCCCAAGAAACAAATAGCAAGCTTGATAAAATCCGTTCAGGTATTGAGGAATGCTATTCCAAAATTCTGAAAAATGAGGGAGCTGTAAACAGTTCTAAACTAAAAAATGCCTTTCTCGGTATGGAAAGTGGAGAGCTGACCTTTTTCAAGTTCTATGAACAGTTCCTTTCCGATTATGAGAAAAAAGTCAATAGCGGACTTCGGGTAAATGGAACACGAAGTAAGTATAAAACACTGTTAATGCACCTGCGAAATTTTGCACTAACAAAATACGGTTATTCTGACTTATCATTCAACGACCTCACTCCTGATTTTGTACAGGACTTTGATTACTACCTACGTGATGACCAAAGTTTGACACACAACACCATTTGGCTGTATATGATTGGATTTACTACGCTTTGCCGATTGGCAATGAGCAGAAAGCATCTTGCTTTTAATCCGTTCAGCGAGTACAAGAATACCAAAAAGGACAAAGACAGAGGTTATCTGTTGCGGAACGAATTGGAACAGCTTGTAACATTCAACTGTGAGAAGAAGAAAGACGAGTTGGTTAAAGACCTGTTTGTTTTCAGTTGCTTTACAGGGCTTTCCTATTCGGATATAAAAGGACTGAGAAACAGTAATCTTCAGGAGTTTTTCGATGGTAATCAATGGATTATTGTACGCAGGAAAAAAACAGCAACGTCGTCAAACGTGATGCTGTTGGATATTCCCAAGATGATTATCGAAAAATATGCAGGATTGTCAAAGGATGGCAGGGTTTTTACTGTACCCTCAAATACCGTCTGCAATGACAGCCTAAAAAGAATATCTGGACTTATTGACTGTCTTAAAGAAAAGAAAGTAACCTTTCATTTGGCACGTCATACTTTCGCTACATTGTTTTTGAGTGAAGGTGTTCCGCTAGAAAGTTTGAGCAAAATGTTAGGACATAAAAACATTGCTACTACGCAGATTTACGCCAAGATACTCAACGAGAAAGTTGGTAAGGATATGCAAAAGGTATCGCATAAATTTAAGGGATTAGAACACTCTTTTGTTTCACAACTTTGA